The Benincasa hispida cultivar B227 chromosome 11, ASM972705v1, whole genome shotgun sequence genome has a segment encoding these proteins:
- the LOC120091440 gene encoding protein STRICTOSIDINE SYNTHASE-LIKE 10-like: MNSMLTLTVAAVAAIVAIIFSLQTPLLKLNQVLAPPQIPGTHDYLHSATVISVPGAIGPESLIFDPNGEGPYTGVADGRILKWQGDGRGWTDFAVTSSHRSECVRPLALELEHVCGRPLGLRFDKTTGDLYIADAYLGLHVVGPSGGLATKLVSEFEGKPLRFTNDLDIDEDNDIIYFTDSSTVFQRRQFMASILSGDSTGRLFKYHRASKQVAVLLQGLAFANGVALSKDHSYVLVVESTSGRILRFWLQGSEAGNFDVLAKLPGFPDNIRRNSKGEYWVALHSKRGMIGNLVTSTSWFGKLLLKLPVEFKQLHRLLVGGKAHATAIRLSEEGEVLEILEDCEGKTLKFISEVEEKDGKLWFGSVLMPFIGVYEPK, translated from the exons ATGAATTCGATGCTTACATTGACTGTGGCGGCGGTCGCAGCCATCGTTGCCATCATCTTCTCCCTCCAAACCCCTCTTCTCAAGCTCAATCAGGTCCTTGCGCCGCCGCAGATTCCCGGAACCCACGATTATCTCCATTCGGCCACTGTTATTTCTGTCCCTGGAGCAATCGGACCGGAGAGCCTGATTTTTGATCCTAACGGTGAAGGTCCGTATACTGGGGTTGCCGATGGCCGGATTCTCAAGTGGCAAGGCGATGGCCGTGGCTGGACTGATTTCGCTGTTACCAGCTCTCACAG GAGTGAGTGTGTTCGCCCATTGGCACTTGAATTGGAGCATGTTTGTGGGAGACCATTGGGATTGCGTTTCGATAAGACAACTGGAGATCTCTACATTGCCGATGCCTATCTTGGTCTTCATGTAGTGGGACCTTCTGGAGGTTTGGCAACAAAACTTGTGAGTGAATTCGAAGGCAAGCCACTTCGCTTCACAAACGATCTTGATATTGATGAAGACAACGATATCATATACTTTACTGACAGTAGTACAGTTTTCCAAAGAAG ACAGTTCATGGCGTCGATATTGAGTGGAGATAGTACGGGCAGGTTATTTAAGTACCACCGAGCTAGTAAACAAGTTGCAGTTTTATTACAAGGCCTTGCTTTTGCCAATGGTGTTGCATTAAGTAAAGACCATTCCTATGTGCTTGTGGTTGAGTCCACCTCTGGCAGGATCCTCAGATTTTGGCTTCAAGGCTCCGAAGCAGGAAATTTCGATGTTCTTGCTAAGCTTCCGGGCTTTCCCGACAACATTAGAAGGAATTCAAAAGGCGAATATTGGGTCGCTTTGCATTCAAAAAGGGGAATGATTGGGAACTTGGTTACTTCAACATCTTGGTTTGGGAAGCTGTTGTTGAAGCTTCCTGTTGAATTCAAGCAATTGCATCGGTTGTTGGTGGGAGGGAAGGCCCATGCAACTGCTATTAGGTTGAGTGAGGAAGGAGAGGTTTTGGAGATTTTAGAAGATTGTGAAGGGAAAACTTTGAAGTTCATCAGTGAAGTTGAAGAGAAGGATGGAAAGCTGTGGTTCGGGTCGGTTCTAATGCCGTTCATTGGCGTTTATGAACCGAAATAG